The Armatimonadota bacterium genome includes a window with the following:
- a CDS encoding ADP-ribose pyrophosphatase, which translates to MAAPDWLDWVLRVQAIAQSGLAYVRDPYDRDRYEQIRDLCAEFMARFSGEAPQRVRELFASEEGYATPKVDVRAAAFREGKVLLVREKADGLWTLPGGWADVWETPSQAALKELREESGFEGRILKLAAILDRDAQGHPRCPWRIYKVFFLCEIVGGSPSPDREIEEVGFFDPLELPPLSINRTTQSQVLRMLEHYRNPSLPADFD; encoded by the coding sequence ATGGCCGCTCCAGACTGGTTGGATTGGGTCCTTCGAGTTCAGGCCATTGCACAGAGCGGCCTGGCCTATGTGAGAGATCCCTACGACCGCGACCGCTACGAGCAGATCCGCGATCTCTGCGCGGAGTTTATGGCCCGCTTTTCAGGAGAGGCCCCGCAACGGGTGCGCGAACTCTTCGCCTCGGAAGAGGGATACGCCACCCCGAAGGTAGACGTCCGTGCGGCGGCCTTCCGAGAGGGGAAGGTGCTGCTGGTGCGGGAAAAGGCCGACGGGCTCTGGACCCTGCCGGGAGGCTGGGCCGATGTCTGGGAAACCCCTTCTCAGGCGGCCCTGAAGGAGCTCCGGGAGGAGTCCGGATTCGAGGGACGCATCCTGAAGCTGGCTGCCATTCTGGACCGCGACGCTCAGGGTCATCCCCGCTGCCCGTGGCGTATTTACAAGGTGTTCTTCCTGTGTGAGATCGTCGGCGGCAGCCCGTCGCCGGATCGTGAGATCGAGGAAGTGGGTTTCTTCGACCCGCTTGAACTGCCGCCTCTTTCCATCAACCGGACCACGCAGTCCCAGGTGCTCCGCATGCTGGAGCATTACCGCAACCCGTCTCTGCCCGCCGACTTTGACTGA
- a CDS encoding serine acetyltransferase yields the protein MFAEHTDIPGREECGEIPEIVEGLLASYRELGGINHLEGANLPNREAIQGITDDLLKLVFPGFYEDDGLRSSAVQYVVGARITSLAERLIAEVERSLRYGGRESVSRSDAEEIVCRFLKSIPETRRRLALDVQAAYEGDPAAVSGEEVILAYPGLTAIAVQRLAHTLYNLKVPLIPRMMTEIAHSATGIDIHPGAQIGEFFFIDHGTGVVIGETTIIGDRVKIYQGVTLGAKSFKKDKDGNIVKGGKRHPTIEDDVTIYAGATILGGDTVIGRGSVIGGNVWLLESVPPYSLVTYQEGETRKASLLAEPDLGGGI from the coding sequence ATGTTTGCCGAACACACGGACATCCCCGGACGCGAGGAATGCGGAGAGATACCGGAGATCGTGGAGGGACTCCTGGCTTCCTACCGCGAGTTGGGTGGCATCAATCATCTTGAAGGCGCCAACCTGCCCAACCGTGAGGCCATCCAGGGGATTACCGATGATCTCCTGAAGCTCGTCTTTCCCGGGTTCTACGAGGACGACGGGCTGCGATCCTCGGCGGTGCAATACGTGGTGGGAGCGCGCATCACGTCCCTGGCGGAAAGGCTGATCGCCGAAGTGGAGCGCAGTCTGCGCTACGGTGGACGCGAAAGCGTATCCCGCTCCGATGCGGAAGAGATCGTCTGCCGTTTCCTGAAGTCCATCCCGGAGACCAGAAGGCGACTGGCGCTGGACGTGCAGGCGGCCTATGAGGGAGACCCGGCAGCCGTCAGCGGCGAGGAGGTTATTCTGGCCTATCCCGGTCTGACGGCCATCGCCGTGCAGCGTCTGGCGCATACACTCTACAACCTGAAAGTGCCGCTCATCCCCCGAATGATGACGGAGATAGCGCACTCCGCCACAGGAATTGATATTCACCCCGGCGCGCAGATCGGCGAATTCTTTTTCATCGACCACGGCACCGGCGTAGTCATCGGCGAGACCACAATCATCGGAGACCGGGTGAAGATCTATCAGGGCGTCACCCTGGGGGCCAAAAGCTTCAAGAAGGACAAGGACGGCAACATCGTCAAGGGCGGCAAGCGCCATCCCACCATCGAGGATGATGTCACGATCTACGCTGGAGCCACCATTCTGGGCGGAGACACGGTCATCGGCCGGGGTTCGGTCATCGGAGGCAACGTTTGGCTGCTGGAGTCGGTCCCTCCGTACTCCCTGGTCACCTATCAGGAGGGCGAGACACGCAAGGCAAGCCTTCTGGCTGAGCCGGACCTGGGCGGCGGCATCTAG
- a CDS encoding protein involved in biosynthesis of mitomycin antibiotics/polyketide fumonisin, giving the protein MLSSEQIAFYRENGFLLVPSLLTTDEAAAYRRECHALAERLSRERNIDATWGSAREAVPAANSTVILHCHDAQFHSAAFTRLLVDPRFTETASDLLGSPNVQLHHTKMFIKPPEKGSPFPMHQDYPYFPHERHTMMAAIFFFDDAPEEKGCVRVYPGSHKLGPLEHSAEGGWHLPPQEYPLDQAVSCPAKAGDVLFFSYLTIHGSGINTSSEARTTLLIQFRDPEDRPTQDVHRSRGQGMMLAGIDPLLPPTGPGMGP; this is encoded by the coding sequence ATGCTTTCATCCGAACAGATCGCCTTCTACCGGGAGAATGGCTTTCTCTTGGTGCCCAGTCTTCTGACAACTGATGAAGCCGCCGCTTACCGGCGCGAGTGTCACGCGCTGGCGGAACGGCTCAGCCGGGAGCGCAACATTGACGCCACCTGGGGCAGCGCCCGCGAGGCCGTACCGGCAGCAAACAGCACGGTGATCCTGCACTGCCACGACGCGCAGTTCCATTCGGCGGCTTTTACGCGTCTGCTTGTGGATCCGCGCTTTACTGAGACGGCATCCGACTTGCTGGGCAGTCCGAACGTGCAGCTTCACCATACCAAAATGTTCATCAAGCCTCCCGAGAAGGGCTCTCCTTTTCCAATGCACCAGGACTACCCCTACTTCCCGCACGAGCGCCACACGATGATGGCGGCTATATTTTTCTTTGACGACGCCCCGGAGGAGAAGGGATGCGTCCGTGTTTATCCGGGTAGTCACAAGCTGGGCCCCCTGGAGCATTCCGCCGAAGGGGGCTGGCATTTGCCGCCCCAAGAGTATCCGCTCGACCAAGCGGTAAGCTGCCCAGCGAAAGCCGGAGACGTGCTCTTCTTCAGCTACCTGACGATTCACGGATCTGGAATCAACACCAGTTCGGAGGCGCGAACCACCCTCCTGATCCAGTTCCGCGACCCGGAAGACCGCCCGACCCAGGACGTCCACCGCTCGCGCGGTCAGGGGATGATGCTGGCCGGGATAGACCCTCTTTTGCCACCGACGGGCCCGGGCATGGGACCGTAG
- the sodA gene encoding superoxide dismutase [Mn], translating into MSTLMDRRLFLKGAAAAAGAAALGSMLPASRVSAQDSGPFTLPDLPYPYDALEPHIDARTMEIHHSKHHAAYVTNLNAAVKGTPIERMSIEQIMRRGAENLPAAVRNNGGGHINHAFFWEIMSPNGGGEPGGALRKALEATYGSFAQFRDKFEREAKGRFGSGWAWLAVKRGKLECYSTPNQDNPWMQGIIPILGLDVWEHAYYLKYQNRRADYISAWWNVVDWGKVEERYYRALHGQG; encoded by the coding sequence ATGAGCACACTTATGGATAGACGGCTTTTCTTGAAGGGTGCTGCGGCTGCAGCCGGAGCAGCGGCTCTCGGGAGCATGCTCCCGGCATCCCGGGTTTCCGCCCAGGATAGCGGACCTTTCACCCTTCCCGATCTCCCCTACCCGTATGATGCGCTTGAACCGCACATTGACGCCCGCACGATGGAGATTCACCATTCGAAGCACCATGCAGCCTATGTCACCAACCTGAACGCGGCGGTGAAGGGAACTCCCATAGAGCGGATGTCCATCGAACAGATCATGCGGCGAGGGGCGGAGAACCTTCCTGCAGCCGTCCGCAACAACGGCGGCGGGCATATCAATCACGCGTTCTTCTGGGAGATTATGTCTCCTAACGGCGGGGGAGAACCGGGCGGAGCCCTGCGCAAAGCGCTGGAAGCGACATACGGCTCTTTCGCTCAGTTCCGCGACAAGTTCGAGCGCGAGGCCAAGGGACGATTCGGATCAGGATGGGCGTGGCTGGCGGTCAAGCGCGGGAAACTAGAGTGCTACAGCACCCCCAATCAGGACAATCCGTGGATGCAGGGCATCATCCCCATTCTGGGACTGGACGTCTGGGAGCATGCCTATTATCTGAAGTATCAGAACCGGCGGGCTGACTACATCAGCGCGTGGTGGAACGTGGTGGACTGGGGTAAGGTGGAGGAGCGGTATTACCGCGCCCTTCACGGCCAGGGCTAG
- the rsmA gene encoding ribosomal RNA small subunit methyltransferase A, which translates to MAGRIVAASGLQPGESCLEIGAGLGMLTEALAAAGARVTAIEVDARLAQALSERMAGRANVSVVRCDFLKMDLGALLSSLGRPVRVVANIPYSITSPIIERLLEHRTAISGIALLVQKEVAERVSASPGSRQYGSLSVFCQMFTEARVAFAVPRHLFYPEPAVESVLLLMTPRETGLTAERESAALRLARAAFTQRRKRVVNPLSDLLGIPKDKVEDAIRRAGLDPARRAAELSVADLVRLAKLLLPSVSGPV; encoded by the coding sequence GTGGCGGGCCGCATTGTCGCCGCCAGTGGACTACAGCCCGGCGAGAGCTGTCTGGAGATCGGGGCGGGACTGGGAATGTTGACCGAGGCCCTTGCGGCGGCCGGGGCCCGCGTCACGGCAATCGAGGTGGATGCCCGCCTTGCGCAGGCGCTTTCTGAGCGGATGGCCGGGCGCGCCAACGTTAGCGTGGTGCGTTGCGACTTCCTGAAGATGGATCTCGGTGCGCTGCTCTCTTCCTTGGGCCGACCGGTCCGCGTGGTGGCGAACATCCCTTACAGTATCACCTCGCCCATCATCGAGCGTCTCCTGGAGCACCGGACGGCGATTTCCGGAATTGCTTTGCTGGTGCAGAAGGAGGTTGCCGAGCGGGTGTCTGCCTCCCCTGGCTCCAGGCAGTATGGCAGCCTGTCCGTTTTCTGTCAGATGTTCACCGAAGCCCGTGTGGCTTTCGCTGTGCCGCGCCATCTGTTCTATCCTGAGCCGGCAGTGGAGTCCGTCCTGCTGCTCATGACTCCGCGGGAAACGGGGCTCACTGCGGAGCGGGAGAGCGCCGCGCTCAGACTGGCCCGGGCCGCCTTCACGCAGCGGCGCAAGCGCGTGGTGAATCCCCTCTCGGACCTGCTTGGCATTCCTAAGGATAAGGTGGAAGACGCAATAAGGCGGGCGGGGCTAGACCCCGCCCGCCGTGCGGCAGAACTAAGTGTAGCGGATTTGGTCAGGCTGGCGAAACTCCTGCTGCCATCAGTCTCCGGCCCGGTCTAG
- a CDS encoding alpha-glucosidase/alpha-galactosidase has protein sequence MPKITLIGAGSVIFARALLQDILSFEELRDSEISLHDIDEERLRVAEVMANKVAAALGAHPKISASLDRRQALEGSDYAINMVQIGGYKPCTVTDFEVPKKYGLQQTIADTLGIGGIFRALRTIPLMWDMASDMLDVCPDVTFLNYVNPMAMNTAAWARATDIPIVGLCHSVQGTAMMLCGDIGVPYEEVNYLCAGINHMAFFLRFERNGEDLYPLIHKVYDEGRVPDWNRVRYEMLKRLGYFVTESSEHFAEYVPYFIKKSHPELIERFNIPIDEYIRRCIAQNEGWEKMREEMMGDQEITVGRSLEYGSLIIHSMETGTPRVIYGNVLNDGLIDNLPAECAVEVPCLIDRNGIQPVRVGALPPQLAAIIQTNVNVQILTVEALLTGNKDHVFHAAMMDPHTSSELTLDEIWALVNDMFEAHEGWLPELQGTVDRLKCAWA, from the coding sequence GTGCCAAAGATAACACTCATCGGCGCGGGCAGCGTCATCTTCGCCCGTGCCCTGCTTCAGGACATTCTTTCGTTCGAGGAGCTCAGGGACTCGGAGATCTCCCTGCACGATATTGACGAGGAGCGCCTTCGCGTTGCGGAGGTTATGGCCAACAAGGTTGCCGCAGCGCTGGGCGCCCACCCGAAGATCTCAGCGTCGCTGGACCGCCGTCAGGCGTTGGAGGGATCAGATTACGCGATCAACATGGTGCAGATCGGTGGCTACAAGCCCTGCACCGTAACGGATTTCGAGGTCCCCAAGAAATATGGTCTGCAACAGACTATCGCCGACACGCTGGGAATCGGGGGGATTTTCCGCGCGCTCCGAACCATCCCGCTGATGTGGGACATGGCCTCGGACATGCTGGACGTTTGTCCGGACGTCACCTTCCTGAACTACGTCAACCCGATGGCCATGAACACCGCCGCATGGGCACGCGCCACGGATATTCCCATCGTGGGCCTGTGCCACAGCGTGCAGGGAACGGCAATGATGCTCTGCGGCGACATCGGTGTGCCCTACGAGGAGGTCAACTACCTATGCGCCGGCATCAACCACATGGCCTTTTTCCTGCGATTCGAGCGTAACGGTGAAGACCTCTATCCGCTCATCCACAAGGTCTACGATGAAGGTCGAGTGCCGGACTGGAACCGGGTGCGCTATGAGATGCTGAAGCGCCTGGGCTACTTCGTCACGGAGTCCAGCGAGCACTTTGCCGAATACGTGCCCTACTTCATCAAGAAGTCTCATCCGGAGCTCATTGAGCGGTTCAACATTCCGATAGACGAGTACATCCGACGTTGCATCGCTCAGAACGAAGGCTGGGAGAAGATGCGCGAGGAGATGATGGGCGACCAGGAAATCACGGTCGGGCGCAGTCTCGAGTATGGGTCTCTCATCATCCACAGCATGGAGACCGGGACCCCCCGAGTCATCTACGGGAACGTTCTGAACGACGGGTTGATTGACAATCTGCCGGCGGAGTGCGCCGTGGAGGTGCCCTGCCTGATAGACCGTAACGGCATCCAGCCTGTTCGCGTGGGCGCTCTGCCGCCTCAGCTCGCGGCGATCATCCAGACCAACGTGAACGTGCAGATCCTGACCGTGGAGGCGCTGCTGACCGGAAACAAGGATCACGTGTTCCATGCCGCCATGATGGATCCGCACACGTCATCTGAGCTGACGCTGGACGAGATCTGGGCGCTGGTAAACGATATGTTCGAGGCGCACGAAGGGTGGCTCCCGGAGCTGCAGGGGACGGTGGACCGCCTGAAGTGCGCGTGGGCCTGA